A genome region from Eretmochelys imbricata isolate rEreImb1 chromosome 8, rEreImb1.hap1, whole genome shotgun sequence includes the following:
- the MRPL37 gene encoding large ribosomal subunit protein mL37, producing the protein MAGLWWPVRPAAGALRAWGPRGPHRGKTVQAPGRPLPRTPWTTRGPPPGAPLPRSWQDKRPVQEQIPGLEQVTYAGKQYFVPWLARPRHPRWERGWHDPRHSPGPRYEAMPLYKERVCYVCHQRTKMLEGVRQALWLTKTKLMEGLPPKVLSIIDEPANQLENQDERVQNAVSHARVWNTTELIPKRESYCPVLLEDLLHLCRTMASKYPSLAKRMLARDYKVAATWERESSILQVRGMNGILLNAINPLLPIASKDEILATENHILETFHPISPTIDLQEVNVYEERNYTGFREGYPYPHPHTLYFVESANVRPVRFRPEQLRAKMLMFAFGNALAKAKILYGDDPKVLEHPVVVQSIGTEGRIFQFMVFQLNTTDLASSAGVKNLVWIDSDQYMYDYIRYLPGIRKRVVKFPPGIYGYRPDTFKKFLALYLHGAVQDSTHTKIL; encoded by the exons ATGGCGGGGTTGTGGTGGCCTGTGAGGCCGGCGGCCGGGGCGCTGCGGGCGTGGGGCCCGCGTGGGCCGCACCGCGGCAAGACTGTGCAGGCCCCGGGCAGGCCGCTGCCCCGCACGCCTTGGACCACCCGCGGGCCGCCCCCGGGGGCCCCGCTGCCCCGCAGCTGGCAGGACAAGCGGCCGGTGCAGGAGCAGATCCCCGGGCTGGAGCAGGTCACCTACGCGGGCAAGCAGTACTTCGTGCCCTGGCTGGCCCGGCCCCGCCACCCgcgctgggagcggggctggCACGACCCCCGGCACTCCCCGGGGCCGCGCTACGAGGCGATGCCCCTCTACAAGGAGCGCGTCTGCTACGTGTGCCACCAGCGAACCAAGATGCTGGAAG GAGTAAGGCAAGCACTCTGGCTAACAAAGACCAAGCTAATGGAAGGCTTACCTCCAAAAGTACTTAGTATTATTGATGAACCAGCCAACCAACTAGAGAATCAGGATGAGCGAGTACAAAATGCAGTTTCTCATGCACGTGTCTGGAATACCACTGAACTTATTCCCAAGAGAGAGAGTTATTG CCCTGTACTCTTGGAAGACTTGTTACATTTGTGTAGGACAATGGCTAGCAAGTATCCTTCCCTCGCTAAAAGAATGTTGGCTAGAGACTACAAAGTGGCGGCTACATGGGAGAGAG AATCATCTATTCTTCAGGTTCGTGGCATGAATGGAATACTTTTGAATGCCATTAATCCATTATTGCCAATAGCCTCCAAGGATGAGATTCTGGCTACTGAAAACCACATTCTAGAGACCTTCCATCCTATCTCTCCTACAATTGATCTTCAGGAAGTTAATGTATATGAAGAACGAAATTATACAG GTTTTAGAGAGGGTTATCCCTACCCTCATCCTCACACTCTGTACTTTGTGGAATCAGCCAACGTTCGTCCAGTCCGATTTAGACCAGAACAACTCCGGGCTAAAATGCTCATGTTTGCTTTTGGCAATGCACTGGCAAAGGCCAAGATTCTGTATGGG GATGATCCCAAAGTTTTAGAACACCCGGTAGTAGTACAAAGCATTGGTACAGAGGGTCGTATTTTCCAGTTCATGGTGTTCCAGTTAAATACAACAGACTTGGCTTCTAGCGCTGGTGTTAAAAACCTTGTCTGGATTGATTCTGATCAGTATATGTATGACTACATCCGGTATCTTCCAGGAATCAGGAAGAGAGTTGTCAAG TTTCCTCCTGGAATATATGGCTATCGACCTGACACATTCAAGAAGTTTCTGGCACTGTATTTGCATGGAGCTGTGCAAGATTCTACTCATACCAAAATCCTTTAA